A window of Pyrobaculum aerophilum str. IM2 contains these coding sequences:
- a CDS encoding sulfurtransferase TusA family protein, translated as MSEAVLDEVRRVYVLDLRGYVCPYPQLATVRAMRKLPKGSVLEVITDNPPSCENVPAVARREGGLVEGVYEVERGVWKIVIRV; from the coding sequence GTGAGCGAGGCGGTGTTAGACGAGGTCAGGCGAGTGTACGTGCTGGACTTAAGGGGGTATGTGTGTCCATATCCTCAACTGGCCACTGTGAGGGCTATGCGCAAATTGCCCAAGGGAAGCGTCCTCGAGGTTATTACCGATAATCCCCCTAGTTGTGAAAACGTGCCGGCCGTAGCTAGGAGAGAGGGGGGCCTTGTGGAGGGGGTTTATGAAGTAGAGCGCGGAGTTTGGAAAATTGTAATTAGGGTATGA
- a CDS encoding SelD-related putative sulfur metabolism protein, with protein sequence MNRLERFKERVKLYREAGIALESLSLGCSVKVDLYNVLYPALQLLREEMYKLNLVIAPREDAAIMPGASAALRRYFLDVENPRLDPAEVEKLSPTVAIVLAQVYMGKAAAPDLFAKYVAGLYKALGSSRHKVWLGKGHSIISTKKGAEFFMVDFLKAEGQEGYIVANNDTIQVIDPSEDFDSPLQIAVAVNNALNDLFTKGAWKDIHIAPVYDAPPPFRGPLEARVKSYASSLGKLVEAPQPEMGYLLLGATAYARLDREPPLFYDKIREGFVVVVTRPFGELAYFTTYVAVHTDETLMKKFEEEVMPIEQFEAEKRRVLEIMATPNLEAAKAIYQYLPDLGERFDPEAHIAATIDVSGPGIFVFKEVAERAGVDIRLFDVPLMSSAVSKFAADNYIMPDATAGTNGAIAIFASRKVAEELVEKLSKAPHAKPTVIGVVEGKGEGRLIVPEWALQYISSKKLREKLGAASVLGGLARVVGRPIRAVAYVEGAVQGVGFRPMARARAKALGLLGYAKNLPDGRVEVVVEGDEERVRKYVEELCKGFENCRVGQVIYAEARGEFSDFSIL encoded by the coding sequence ATGAACAGGCTGGAGAGGTTTAAAGAGAGGGTTAAGCTCTATAGAGAGGCTGGGATTGCCTTGGAGTCCCTCTCTCTGGGCTGTTCGGTGAAGGTGGATTTGTACAACGTCTTGTACCCGGCCCTCCAGTTGCTCCGGGAGGAGATGTACAAGCTGAATTTAGTAATCGCCCCCAGGGAAGACGCGGCGATAATGCCTGGGGCTTCCGCCGCGCTGAGGCGGTATTTCCTAGACGTGGAGAACCCGCGGCTCGACCCGGCGGAAGTGGAGAAGCTGTCGCCCACAGTGGCAATAGTGCTGGCCCAAGTGTACATGGGCAAGGCCGCGGCGCCCGACCTCTTCGCCAAGTACGTCGCCGGGCTCTACAAGGCGCTTGGGTCCAGTAGACACAAAGTGTGGCTGGGGAAGGGCCACAGCATTATCAGCACTAAGAAGGGGGCTGAGTTCTTCATGGTGGACTTCCTAAAGGCGGAGGGGCAGGAGGGGTATATAGTGGCTAATAACGACACAATACAAGTTATTGACCCCTCTGAGGATTTCGACTCGCCGCTACAAATCGCCGTCGCTGTAAACAACGCTCTTAACGACTTGTTCACAAAAGGGGCGTGGAAGGATATTCACATAGCCCCCGTATACGACGCGCCGCCGCCTTTTAGAGGGCCTTTAGAGGCGAGGGTGAAGAGCTACGCCTCCAGCCTGGGGAAACTTGTTGAGGCCCCGCAACCTGAAATGGGTTACCTCCTCCTAGGCGCCACTGCATATGCGAGGCTCGACCGGGAGCCGCCCCTTTTTTACGACAAAATAAGAGAGGGCTTCGTGGTCGTGGTCACGAGGCCCTTCGGCGAATTGGCCTACTTCACCACCTACGTGGCAGTTCACACCGACGAGACTTTGATGAAAAAATTCGAGGAGGAAGTGATGCCAATAGAACAGTTTGAGGCCGAGAAGCGCAGGGTGTTAGAAATTATGGCAACGCCGAATTTAGAAGCGGCCAAGGCCATTTACCAATACCTCCCCGACTTGGGAGAGCGCTTTGATCCCGAGGCTCACATCGCCGCGACTATTGACGTCTCAGGCCCGGGGATATTTGTATTTAAGGAGGTGGCGGAAAGGGCAGGCGTCGACATTAGGCTTTTTGACGTCCCGTTGATGTCAAGCGCAGTTTCTAAATTCGCCGCAGATAATTACATAATGCCCGACGCCACCGCTGGCACTAACGGGGCCATTGCCATATTTGCCAGCAGAAAAGTGGCCGAGGAGCTGGTGGAAAAACTCTCAAAAGCACCCCACGCAAAACCGACAGTAATAGGCGTAGTTGAGGGGAAGGGGGAGGGCAGATTGATAGTGCCGGAGTGGGCCCTTCAGTACATCTCCAGCAAGAAGCTGAGGGAGAAGCTGGGGGCTGCCTCCGTCCTCGGGGGGCTTGCCAGAGTGGTCGGGAGGCCTATACGCGCGGTGGCGTATGTAGAAGGGGCTGTGCAAGGCGTCGGCTTCCGCCCAATGGCCCGGGCGAGGGCCAAGGCCCTTGGCTTGTTGGGATACGCCAAGAATCTCCCAGACGGCAGGGTGGAGGTGGTAGTCGAGGGAGACGAGGAGAGAGTGCGGAAATACGTAGAGGAGTTGTGTAAGGGGTTTGAGAACTGCAGAGTGGGCCAAGTGATATACGCGGAGGCAAGGGGCGAGTTCAGCGACTTCTCAATTTTATGA
- a CDS encoding DsrE family protein, producing MKIGVIIASDDPMRLYVAATYIATEVARGNEVGVFVTGRGVVPFSKGDLSDYPEAVKMREMKVTWLEIFKAAKPLGVKVAVCETAAKIYGLTAQDFRHLEIVDEISSMYSFLEEYGEKIVTF from the coding sequence ATGAAAATAGGGGTAATAATCGCCTCCGACGATCCCATGAGGCTGTATGTAGCCGCCACGTATATAGCCACTGAGGTGGCCAGGGGGAATGAGGTTGGCGTTTTCGTCACCGGCAGGGGCGTGGTGCCGTTCTCCAAGGGAGATCTCTCTGACTATCCAGAGGCTGTCAAAATGAGAGAAATGAAGGTGACTTGGCTGGAGATATTCAAAGCGGCGAAGCCGCTGGGGGTAAAGGTGGCTGTCTGCGAAACTGCGGCGAAGATATACGGCCTAACTGCCCAGGACTTCCGCCATTTGGAAATTGTTGACGAAATTTCCTCTATGTATTCATTCCTAGAAGAATATGGGGAAAAAATTGTTA